Genomic segment of Synechococcus sp. A18-25c:
GTTTGGGGACGCAACGGTGACGGCACGCTGAATTTCTGACGTGGCTGAGACCCTTCAGTCTCCTCTCTTCAATCAGGTCTTAGCCATTGCTGCTGCATCGTTGCTTGTGTTTGTCAGTGGTGCAGTGATCTATCTCTCGACCGTGGAGTGGAGAGACCGACGACGTCGCCGTTCCACCAGTGGACGCAGCTGAGCTACGGCGTCATTGCTTTGTTTGGTTTCGGTTCGCTGCCCAGAGATCCGGCTTGACAGCCCTGGGCATCGGTTTGCTGCTTGCTGTTGGCGGTTTGGGTTTGCAGCTCACCTCCGCTCAGCGTTTCCTCGGCGAGACACCGGTCGCTGCTCTGGCGCGGTTGTCCCGGGTTCTGATCATGATTCAGAGTTTCAAGGGTGAGCCCACACGGACTCCTCCGCGTCTCTGGAGCGATCGTCTCGGGGTTCAACCAGCGAGGGAGCTGTGGCGTCGTTATAGTCGCGCCGTTTGGTGGCAAGCCTGGTCTCAAGATGGTGAGGCCTACCTGGTGCTGCCAGCATCAGCATTGCCAACCGATCTCAAAGGTCTGCATCAGCACCGGGTCGGGGCACTCATGGTGTTGGGATCAGATGCTCTGCATCGACAGCAACTGGAACGGGTCTTATCCGCAGATCCGCCCGTACAACCTGTTGTTGAACCTCACACGTTGTTGGCGTCGTGTCTGACCAGCCTTGATCGTGGTCCGGCCGTGTATTGGCAGTCTGACGCGGTGGCTTCTCTCAGTGGAACGTTGGCGCCACTGCTTCAGCAGGGTCGTGAGGGATGTGTTCAGCTCCAGCTGACATCCGATCGTCTTCGTTGGGATGGTGTCATCGGTGAACGTTCACTGACCGCATCCAGCCAGCGAGTGTCCATCACAGAGCGCAGCGCCGTGCCGGTCACCAGCCCAGCTTCAGAGGCACCCTCCTCTTTGCTGAGCGTTCAAGGTCGCCGCCTGGATCTCATTCTTGGAACATTGTTCTCCCGCCAGATCATTCAGACCCCTTTGGAGACGCATTACGGCTTGAACGTGAAAATGCGCACGCTCCTTGCGGATCGACCCTTCGCCTTGCGACTTCTGCAACGCGATACTAGCGGCTATCGAGCCGGTCTTCAGGTTCAGCTGCAACTGAACGGAGATCGCCAGGCTTGGCAATCTGTTCTTCAGGCCATCGCTGATCGCCTGCAAGACAAGGGTTTTGAGCGTTTGTCCTCAACAGGCCCAACGACATCTGCAGCGGATCCAAAGCTTTGGCGCCGTCGTAACGACAAGGACCAAGCCCTCGTGGGTGGTTGGCAGTGGTTGCCCGAAAGCAAGTTCAACGTGCTCAGCATTGGTTTTGGTATTGAACCAGCCAACGACGCGTTTCTTCCCTTTGCTGGCCTTGATGGCGAGTCAGACCTGACGGTGCAGGTTCTGCCGGAGCAGCTCAATCAGCTCGGACTTCTCAGTGGACGCTGGCCGAAGCCCGTCGAACGCGCTTCGGTTTTGCGTTTCCGTCTTCGCTCCCTTCAAAACCAGTCAACCCAGAGGCCTTGGTGGCGTATGAACGGAGAGCTGCAATTGACACCTCAGCCTTGAGCAACCTTTTCCGCTTGCTGACGCTCCCGCTTGCGACGTTCAGCTGCCAGGGTTTCTTCCATCAACTCGACGGCTTGGGCCATCTTTTCCAAGTTGCTGCGATAGAGCGTGAGGTCCTTTTCAAGACGGGGGCGTGACAGACCGATTTGTTCACCGAGGGCATGAGCTGTTGCACTCAATGCCTCAGGGTCTTCGCTTTCGCTTCCCTGCGCTGCTGAGAGAAGACTGAAGAGGCCCACAGCCATCAGTCGTGAATAGTGAAAACTCTCTCCACCGAGCGCTGCCAAGCCTGTCGCCAGGGGCTCAGGTGCCTTGTCACCCTTGGCAGTGAGCCATGCCTGGACGTCCTCAACACTGTGACCTTGCACCGCTTTGGTGCTTCCCTCAGCCAGCGCTTTTAGCTTCTCTGCGTTGAAGCCGTTGCAGCTGCAAAGAGCAGCAAACATGGGTTCGATCTGTTCTTCTGGCCGGTATCCCTTGGTGAAAGCGTGAAACACCTGGCGTAGGCCAACGGCAAAGAGTGCATTCACCTGGAAATTGGTCTGATGACTGAGCAAGTGCAGCTCTACCAGCAGTTCATCAGCAGTCCGTCTGTACAGCGATGGAATCACATACGGGAAGGCAGTGTGAAACGCTTTCTTGCTGTCAGAGATTGTCGGAAACCCAGTCAACGTCTTGGTCTGCTGTGTCGAAGTGAAAACCATAGCGCCGCTCTTGCCGCCGTTAGGATTCCGCCAGTGAGGAGGTTCAGCATGATCCCCATCGTGATCGAGGAATCCGGGCGCGGGGAAAGGGCGTTTGATATCTACTCACGCCTGCTGCGCGAGCGGATCATTTTTCTCGGCGAAGCCGTCACCAGTGAGTCGGCCAACAGGATCGTTGCGCAGCTTCTTTTCCTAGAGGCCGAGGATCCTGAGAAGGACATTTACCTCTACATCAATTCACCCGGTGGTTCGGTGTATGACGGCCTGGGGATCTTCGACACCATGCAGCACATCAAACCCGATGTGCACACGGTGTGTGTCGGTCTTGCCGCCAGCATGGGAGCTTTCCTGTTGTGCGCGGGGACCAAAGGAAAGCGGAGCAGCCTGCAGCATTCCAGAATCATGATTCACCAGCCACTGGGTGGTGCACGAGGCCAAGCCAGCGACATTCGCATTCAGGCCGATGAGATTCTTTTTCTAAAAGACCGCCTCAACTGCGAATTAGCTGACCGTACCGGTCAGCCTCTCGACAAGATTCAGCTCGATACGGACCGCGACTTTTTTATGTCTCCGACAGAAGCCAAAGAGTATGGTTTGATTGACAGCGTGATTGACAAGCGTCCGGTGCATTCCGTCTGACGCGCCGATTACAAACGACGCTTTTGCCAATCCTCCCACAACGAAGTGGGAGGTTTTTTCATGAAAAAAGGCCAGCAATGTTGCTGGCCTGATGATCACTTGATTTTGAATCGTTTAGTTCAAGACAGGGACAAAACGTTCCTTTTCGGGAACAGAGGTGAAGGTTGAGAGTACTTCGCGGAATTCATCACCATCCATGGTCTCCTTTTCGATGAGAAGCTCAACCAATTGATCCATGGCTTCGCGTTGTCCCTGCACTATGGCGAGCGTCTCTTCGTAGCACTGCATCACGATGGCTCTCACCTGCTCATCGATTTGCTTGGAGATGGACTCCGAAACTTCGCTGCGGTTCATCAAATCGCGACCCAGGAAAACTTCCTGGCCACCACCCTCCAGTGACATTTGTCCCAGATTGCTCATGCCGAAACGTGTGACCATCTGGCGAGCGATGGACGCGACCTGCTGAATGTCACCCCCAGCACCAGTGGTGACCTCGGCGCGACCGAAGACCACATCTTCAGCAGCTCGACCACCGAGGGCACCCATGATGCGCGCTTTAAGTTGGGCGCGTGACACGAGCATCTGCTCTTCATCGGGTGAGAACCAAGTGAGCCCCTGAGCTTGTCCACGGGGGATCAGGGTGACCTTCTGCACAGGGTCATGATCTTTGACCAGTGATCCCACCAGAGCGTGGCCGACTTCGTGATAAGCAATCAGTCGCTTGCTGCGACCATCGGTCAGTGGCTGTCCTTCGAGACCGGCAATGATGCGATCAACAGCATCATCGATTTCAGCAAGGCTGATGGTGTCCTTGCGGCGACGCGCTGTGAGGATGGCTGCTTCGTTGAGCAGATTGGCCAGATCAGCGCCTGTAAAACCAGGGGTCCGACGAGCAATGCTGTCGAGGGACAGCTCAGGCGCGAGTTTCTTGTTTCGCGCATGCACCTCAAGAATGGACAAACGTCCCTTGATATCGGGGGCATCGACCGTGACCTGACGATCAAATCGTCCTGGGCGCATCAGGGCTGAGTCGAGAACGTCCGGGCGGTTGGTTGCAGCGATGATGATGATGCCACTGTTGCCCTCAAAGCCATCCATCTCGGTGAGCAGCTGATTCAGGGTCTGTTCACGCTCATCGTTGCCGCCACCGATGCCCGCACCGCGCTGACGACCAACAGCATCAATCTCGTCGATAAAGATCAAGCAGGGGCTATTTTCCTTGGCTTTCTTGAACAGATCGCGCACGCGGCTGGCACCAACGCCCACAAACATCTCCACAAATTCCGATCCGGAGAGAGAGAAAAAGGGCACTCCGGCTTCGCCAGCAATGGCTTTGGCAAGGAGTGTTTTTCCTGTGCCGGGTGGGCCAACGAGAAGAACGCCTTTGGGAATCTGCGCACCCACGGACGTGAACTTCTCAGGTTGCTTCAGGAAGGTGACCACTTCCTGTAGATCCTGTTTGGCCTCATTCACACCGGCGACATCGTCAAACATCACACCGGTTTCGGCTTCCATCGCGAAACGGGCTTTGGTTTTGCCAAATTGCATGGCCTGGCCAGGACCGCCTGGCATGTTGTTGGAGCGACGTGCCAGAAAGATCAAAGAGCCGATCAGCAGCAGAGGAAACAACAAGTTTCCAAGAATGCCCAGTGCCGGCGGCGCTGTTTTTGGTGGGTGGATGTCAAAGCTGATTCCTTCAGACTTCAGGGTGTTGATCAGCTCGGGAGCCAGTCCCGGGAGATCGACACGCAGGCGCTGAACCCGGTTATCGAGATCGGGATCCACCGCTTCCACCACAGCATCCCGTCCACCGTCGTAGATATCCACAGCGGTCACCCGACCGGCTTCCACATAATCAAGGAAGCGGCCATAGCTCATGCGCGCGACGGCAGTGTTGCGGGGAGCAACGGTGGGGCCACCGGGCTTGAGGTTGTTGACACCGCCTGAACCCAAGACTTGCCACGCCAGCAGCAATGCAACTGTGATCGGGAGTCCCCAGA
This window contains:
- the psb29 gene encoding photosystem II biogenesis protein Psp29; its protein translation is MVFTSTQQTKTLTGFPTISDSKKAFHTAFPYVIPSLYRRTADELLVELHLLSHQTNFQVNALFAVGLRQVFHAFTKGYRPEEQIEPMFAALCSCNGFNAEKLKALAEGSTKAVQGHSVEDVQAWLTAKGDKAPEPLATGLAALGGESFHYSRLMAVGLFSLLSAAQGSESEDPEALSATAHALGEQIGLSRPRLEKDLTLYRSNLEKMAQAVELMEETLAAERRKRERQQAEKVAQG
- the clpP gene encoding ATP-dependent Clp endopeptidase proteolytic subunit ClpP, with protein sequence MIPIVIEESGRGERAFDIYSRLLRERIIFLGEAVTSESANRIVAQLLFLEAEDPEKDIYLYINSPGGSVYDGLGIFDTMQHIKPDVHTVCVGLAASMGAFLLCAGTKGKRSSLQHSRIMIHQPLGGARGQASDIRIQADEILFLKDRLNCELADRTGQPLDKIQLDTDRDFFMSPTEAKEYGLIDSVIDKRPVHSV
- the ftsH gene encoding ATP-dependent zinc metalloprotease FtsH — protein: MNQRWRQILLWGLPITVALLLAWQVLGSGGVNNLKPGGPTVAPRNTAVARMSYGRFLDYVEAGRVTAVDIYDGGRDAVVEAVDPDLDNRVQRLRVDLPGLAPELINTLKSEGISFDIHPPKTAPPALGILGNLLFPLLLIGSLIFLARRSNNMPGGPGQAMQFGKTKARFAMEAETGVMFDDVAGVNEAKQDLQEVVTFLKQPEKFTSVGAQIPKGVLLVGPPGTGKTLLAKAIAGEAGVPFFSLSGSEFVEMFVGVGASRVRDLFKKAKENSPCLIFIDEIDAVGRQRGAGIGGGNDEREQTLNQLLTEMDGFEGNSGIIIIAATNRPDVLDSALMRPGRFDRQVTVDAPDIKGRLSILEVHARNKKLAPELSLDSIARRTPGFTGADLANLLNEAAILTARRRKDTISLAEIDDAVDRIIAGLEGQPLTDGRSKRLIAYHEVGHALVGSLVKDHDPVQKVTLIPRGQAQGLTWFSPDEEQMLVSRAQLKARIMGALGGRAAEDVVFGRAEVTTGAGGDIQQVASIARQMVTRFGMSNLGQMSLEGGGQEVFLGRDLMNRSEVSESISKQIDEQVRAIVMQCYEETLAIVQGQREAMDQLVELLIEKETMDGDEFREVLSTFTSVPEKERFVPVLN